CCACGCCGGCGGGGCGATGCACGAGGACGCGCGCGTCGCAGCCGAGCCTCACGACGCCGCCTCTCGGTAGATCGCGAGAATGGTCCGCGCGACCGCGCGCTGGTCGAAACGCCGCGCCGCGAGACGCCGTGCGTCGCCGTCGGGCGAATCGGCGCCGCCCGCGCGCAGCGCCTCGTCGAGCGCCGCGGCGAGCGCGGCGGGCGAACCGTCCGCAGCCAACGCTCCGCACGTTCCCGCCGCCTCGCGCGACGCCGCGGCCGGACCGACAGCGACCGGCACTCCGGCCGCGAGCGCTTCGGCGACCGGCATCCCGAACCCTTCCTCGCGGGACGAGACGACGACCGCCGCCGCGCCGGCCACGGCCGCGCGGTGCGCCTCGTCGTCGAGCGCGCCGACGAACGCGGCGCGCCCCTCGAGCCCGAGCGCCGCGGCCGCGCGCCGCGCCCGCTCCTTCCCCGCGCCGTCGGGGCCGGTCAACGCGAGACGCAGCGCCGGCCGACGGGCGGCGAGTTCCGCGAACGCCGGCAGCAGCAAATCGTCAACGCCCTTGAGCGGATCGAACCCGCCGAGGTGCAGCAGATACGGGCCGTCGATCCCTTCGAGGCCGCGGCGCGCCGGCGCCGCGAAGGAGGCGACGTCGATCGG
The bacterium DNA segment above includes these coding regions:
- a CDS encoding glycosyltransferase family 4 protein, with product MRALLDGRPLAGATGRRGVGRYVRGLVEGLAALGEPDLEISLLVDAAATAVDSSPRAPNGVAVRAVRAMRGPRSLWGVLLGPRWLRGADVWHATFLAPPRTPRALPWVATIHDLIPLRHPTSFTPAQRLVFRWSLARSARATRVVCVSGFTADLVARTFGVDASRLRVAPPPIDVASFAAPARRGLEGIDGPYLLHLGGFDPLKGVDDLLLPAFAELAARRPALRLALTGPDGAGKERARRAAAALGLEGRAAFVGALDDEAHRAAVAGAAAVVVSSREEGFGMPVAEALAAGVPVAVGPAAASREAAGTCGALAADGSPAALAAALDEALRAGGADSPDGDARRLAARRFDQRAVARTILAIYREAAS